In Clupea harengus chromosome 4, Ch_v2.0.2, whole genome shotgun sequence, the genomic stretch ATGCCACAAATAATTAAGGTAGTTCTGGAGACAAATGGAGGTCCAACCTGGTACTAGCAAGGTGTACCTAATTCAGTGgcctgtgagtgtatatatgcaATGCTGTGTTTTATAAATATGCTTCAATGCATTATGTTATGTAGACTAATATGTTTGATAAGATTTTATATCCTGAGTCATAAATGTTTCATGCCTAGTTTTGTGTAGGAATAGGAAAATGTAGAGTTACTTACTAATGTAATTAGTCACTGAAAAGGCAGTGCATATTACTACAATTACATCATTGGGAGGGTTAATAAGGCCACAGTGCAGAgttttgggtttgttttttttgttaaaaaaagacaaataaacactCATTCCAAAGAATCTATCTGACAGACGTCAGGTTTATTTAATGAGCTGCACATCAGCGTATTTCAGAGGCACTTCATTTACAGTTTGATTGTTTGTGGCCTGTTGGTCATTCTTCTTTCGGTATGTAGTCGTTTcacatttgtaaaatgtctccAATGCCCACTTACTGAAAACATCCATGGTTGTATGACCAATTGCATCTAGTAATATACATAAGAAGTTACTATGATACACATCAATCTCACTAGGTCAATCGTTCATGCCCAAGCGATGCAAATGTGTGATGAATATAACTGTACAAGAACATTTCAGGtttttcaaaaatgtcaaaAGCAAAAGAGAGTTGTAAAAAACTGTGCAGTTGAATACAACCTTCTTACTTTACCTTCTCATAATTTTAACTCAATGATTCCTTAAGGATCTTGGTAGCTTACCATTTTAAGGCAAATCTATCAGAAAAAGGTAATGACAAAAATTATGACAATTCTTAAAATAATTTCTCAAACAAAAACTCATGTTGAAGACAGTACAACACAAGTTAAGAGAGAAAGTTGAGTCTCTTCAAACTCTCAACTGATAACACTCAGGATTGGTCTACCAAACCATCTGTCTTTGGCTACTTCAGGAGCGGGATACTTAACACCAGGACAGGCCGTCAAAGTTCAAATCTGGAAGCATGACAAGACACCACCTTTGACCTTAACCCACATCATGAACATTCCGAGCGTGCACTGATTTGATACCTGCACTCCCTTCTACACAAGTCTGATCACAGTTCGTACAAATCTACATAGAACTGAAGTTGATATCATTATATTGTGTACTGGTTGGAAACACATCTCAATGATAGGCATTCATATCAAGGATTCTTGttttattcaaatgtttttttcccagctCATATACCAACAGGTGAAATGGAGACTACGACCTTGCAATCTTAATAttgtcacacatacactattGTTCATAAGTAGGTATCAGATCACTGCTGTATTGGAGTTTGCATTCAGTCAGAGCAGAACTATTCGAAGTTCTCTTGTGTGTATAAGTCATGTTATGTTTGATGCaaaatcattttgagcatttaaagATACAGACCATGATTCAGTCTTGATTTTGCAAAAGGTTGCTGATATTtcaacagccaattaaatgacacccctcctttCATGCacctgaagcactgtgttgattggctgggattgtttatggcttggtccggACAACTATGTTtattttcccatttacagagccagaagTGTGTATGAGCACCAGAGATTTTTTGAGCACAAACATtggacagacagctggaggactgTGAGAAGCAATTCACAGaacttgaaaaaaatgtgtgggattagaatcacggactgtacctttaatacaGTTTTGCTCTGAAACCATCACATTAAGAAATTCAGTCCATTCTGAAACTGTGTATGCAACTAATGATGACTAGCTAATCATCTCTACCCTAATCTAAATTACTGCTTAATTGTTTTGCATGAACACTGCAACTATGGTCCAGTACTGGTAGGCTACAATACAGATATAACTGTCTTATGAACATGTATGTCAGATGGCAAATCATAATCTTTCACTTCAGGTCGGTAGTAAAGTGTACATACTTTTGGTATCTGCAATAAGTAAATGCAGTAAACTGCAATGTGGTTAACTACACTATGAGTACTCCTATTGGTCAAGCATTGTTCATTATACTGACAGTAGCACTGAACCACTCTGAGCAATAGGGATCTAACAAGACATAAATGAAGAATTTGCAGTtagcctttttttgttttaaacaaaCCACCAAGAGCACTCCTATTTGTACAGAAATAATGGTTCTGACAAACCTGATTTGTTTGAGGCATCAAGGCCATTTTCTGAGGGCTGCCAATGGTTTGTGGTCCTACAACAGAAATGGATACTCCAAAAGGAAATCCTTTAACCTTTCAGGCAGGGGCAAGTCCTTGTGACTGTGTGAATATTGGTTAATGGCCTTACGGCAAAGATGTTGGAGACTGCTAGGCTTTTTGTGGAGAGGTCTGGTGAGCTTGAGTTGCAAGGTCTCAGATGCCACTGGCAAGGcattctcctctgcctcctcagcAGGCCTTGTCTCCTCTTTGGGGTTGGCTGTCCTCTGGTAAGCCAGGGCATAGTGCTGCACCAGTTCCACAGCACCTTTGAACTGCTTAAGCTGAGGACGAGCCATTGCCACTGAGTCAAAGCCAAAATTTCCATTCACATACTCAATGCGCAGGTGTGTGGGTCCGACACTGGTCCTTACAGAAAGGGTAAGCAGGTAGGCAGGGTTAGAGCTCTTTCGCAACAAGAAAGTGCCTTCAAGGGCTTCATCAAGAACTTGCTTTGCCTCTGCAGCGGTTAGAGATCCCCAGTACCAGCCtacaaaaaaatgcaaaaaaaggttaaaaagtAAAGATTTGGTTCATAAATGTCAAGGACATTATAATCAATTTTAAAACACAGGATGTCTGCTATTACGGTTATATTCTCACATTGTCTTCTTTCAAAACCAATTTCTGACTGTCTATATGTCAACTAGCCTACATGCTTAATGCTGAGGGATTTCATGAAGGTTGCAAAGGAGGTCAGAATGCTCCTGAACCAAAATAAGGGAATTCTATTTTTGAGACCGCAGCAGCTGTTCTGTAACTACCAAAAACACCACATAGCACCGTACCGGAGTCGTTCAAGTGCAGCATTGCTTTCTCAAATCCCTCGGCATCCACGGTTGGTTCAAGTTGGCGACGCTCCAGTTGATTTTTTGGCCGCACGGCTGTTAAGGACTCATCGGATGCTGAGTTTGGAATAATCATAAGAGCCGTTGGTGATGATACACCTCTGCGTCCCAATGTTTGTCGGGCAAAGGGTCTGAGCTTCCTTCGCCAGTCTCTCCAACGCGTCGCTGGTTCAGTCTCGGCGGACTTACTCACGCATTGTGTATGCCCCATCCAAAAtctttaagaaacaaacaaatcattaGGGCCTATTAGTTTATATCggaggaaatactttttcttttcatgtagACTTACGAAGCCACAAATTCGTAAATATGTGACAGATTCTAACGTCGCCGTAATTAAACAGGGTTAGTTTGGGGAAAAGTAATTCACAGAAATTTGGAAAGATCTGCAGTAAAAGGAGTAATTAGCCATTTTTTGTCCACTGGTAGACTACATAAGACAGACAAATGTTAATGAGACTATCAGAAGAAAATAACCTTACCCCACGGTTTAGATTTAGCATCAGGTGCGTCATGATAAGTAGGCTTGCGTTACATTTACTTTCAAGTCTACTTCGATTAAAAATAATTTCCAATCGAATACACAACACATCTCAAGCTCAGACAAATTGTCTTTTTGAGCTTGAGCAAATTTGGAAACTTGAAACTTTTATTTGCtctattttttttacaactaACTAAATTATAAGGAGAAATATAGGCAACAAAAGCGTTGAGGTTAATAATTTAGGCCTAGGCTACTCACCTATTCAATTCCTTGACTCCTCGAAATAAACCAAATCACTGCTTGTGACTTTAAAACCTTTCGGAGGTGTATCCTTTTACCGATTATGTCTCACAATTGTGTTTTATAAGTAAGCTTTGAGTTTCTCGACATACGATGAAAAATATTTTGTGAAGTAGTCTGTTAAAAACAAGTCAAAGCATCTGGTTTTCTTCTCTCAGGCAAGTCATTTGCTCTCGGTTCGTTACAGAATCACGTAAATGTGCGACTGGGGTGGAGTGCATC encodes the following:
- the LOC105894268 gene encoding suppressor of cytokine signaling 2-like; the protein is MGHTQCVSKSAETEPATRWRDWRRKLRPFARQTLGRRGVSSPTALMIIPNSASDESLTAVRPKNQLERRQLEPTVDAEGFEKAMLHLNDSGWYWGSLTAAEAKQVLDEALEGTFLLRKSSNPAYLLTLSVRTSVGPTHLRIEYVNGNFGFDSVAMARPQLKQFKGAVELVQHYALAYQRTANPKEETRPAEEAEENALPVASETLQLKLTRPLHKKPSSLQHLCRKAINQYSHSHKDLPLPERLKDFLLEYPFLL